The nucleotide sequence AGATTGTCGGCGAGAAATTCGGCGACGGCATCATGAGTGCGATCGACTTCTCCATGGATATCGACAAAGAGGAGAATCCGGCGGGTGACCGTGTCGTGATCACCATGAACGGCAAGTTTTTGCCCTACAAGTCGTGGTAACACGACTTTTTTTGAGCATCGCCGCAGTGGCGGCCGTGTTCAAAAGGAGTCCGACAAAGATGATCAAGCGATGAATACAGCCGTGAAGCTCACCGTCGGAAGCCACACCGACAAAGGGCGCAAGCCCCTGAACCAGGATTTTCACGATCTGCGCATCCCCGACGATACGCTGCTCTGCACCAAGGGGGCGGCCGCGGCGCTGGCCGACGGCATCAGCAGCAGCGAGGTGAGCCAGATCGCCAGCCAGGTTGCCGTCGCCTCCTTTCTGGAGGATTACTTCAGCACCCCGGAGACCTGGTCGGTCGGCCGGGCGGCCCAGCAGGTGCTCAAGGCGACGAACTCCTGGCTCTATGCCCAGACCAGGCGGGGGCCGGAGCGCTTCGACATGGACAAGGGGTACGTATGTACCTTCAGCGCCCTGGTGCTGCGGGGCAGGAGCGTACACCTTTTTCATATCGGCGATGCGCGGATCTACCGGCTGCGCGACGGGGTGCTGGAGCAGCAGACTGAAGACCACCGCCTGCGGATCTCGCAGAACGAGAGCTACCTTAGCCGGGCCATGGGGATGGATTCGCAGCTCATCATCGACCATGCCGTGTTGAGTGCGGAAGCGGGGGATATCTTTTTCCTGATGACCGACGGGGTCTACGAGCATATCCTTGACAAGGATATCCTGCAAACGCTGCAGGCGTGCGGCGACGATTACGACGCTGCGGCGGAGGCGCTGGTCAACCGGGCCTTGGAAAACGGCAGCGGGGACAACCTGACGCTGATGCTCCTGCGCATCGACGCCCTGCCGGAACAGGCGATCGACGAGCGTTACAAGGAGGTGATCGAAAAGCCCTTCGCGCCGCTGCTCGAACCCCGGGCGGATTTTGACGGCTACCGCATCGTGCGCACGCTCAGCAGGACGAGCCGCAGCCATGTCTACCTGGCCGTCGACACGCAGACCGACACGCCAGCGGTGCTTAAGACCCTCGCGACGGAGCTGCAGCACGACCGCACACAGGTGGAGCGGTTCCTGACCGAAGAGTGGATCGCCCGCCGGGTCAGCAATGCCCACCTGCTCAAGGCTTACCCGCAGCAGCGCCCGCGCGCCTACCTCTACACCGTGACCGAGTATGTGGAGGGACAGTCGCTGGCGCAGTGGATGACGGACAACCCCCGTCCCGATCTCGAGACGGTCCGGCGTTTTGCCGAACAGATCGCACGGGGCCTGCTCGCGCTGCACCGCCGCGAGATGGTGCATCAGGACCTGCGCCCGGAGAATATCCTGATCGACGCCACGGGGACGCTCAAGATCATCGACTTCGGGTCGGTGAAAATAGAGGGGATCCAGGAGACGGTACCGGAGCGCGAGGAGGTACAGATGCCCGGCACGGCGCACTACTCGGCGCCGGAGTATTTCCTGGGTGAAGCGGGCACGCCGCGCTCGGACCTCTACTCGCTGGCGGCGATCCTCTACCGGATGCTCTCGGGCAGCTCCCCCTACGGTCTCAACGTGGCGCGGACCAAGCGGCGTTCTGAGCAGAAAAAGCTCAAATACGTGCCGCTCGCGACGGAGGGGAGCGGCGTGCCGGTCTGGTTCGACGAGGCACTGCGCAAGGCGCTCGACCCGGTCCCCGAGCGCCGCTACGAGGATGTCGCCGAGTTCGTCTATGACCTGCGCCATCCTAACCGTGCCTTCTTGAAAAAGGGGAGGCCGCCGCTGATCGAACGCGACCCGGCCCGTTTCTGGCAGGGGGTCTCCCTTCTGCTCGGGTTCGCCCTCGTCATGGTGGCGGCGCAGTGCCTGGGCGGGTGAAGACCCCGGCGTATTTCTGGGGAGCTCCGCACAGGTGGCGCGGCGTTGCTCAGAGGTACACCCTCGCACGAATAACTAAAGGAATAACTATATGAAAAAATGGATGATATCCCTGGCGGCAGCGCCGTTGATGATTGCTGGAATGAATACGGCGGCGGCAGCCGAAGAGAGTATTGCGATTTTGGACGGTATGAAGGTGAGCGGCGAGATCCGCCCGCGCTACGAGATGGCGGATGTGAAGGATAACGGCCTCGATACGGCCAACGCCTTTACGGCCCGGACGCGCCTCGCGGTCGAAGGGACGCTCTTCGGCCTCGAAGGACTCACCGCCAAAGTGGGGATGACTTCGGTCAACAACTTCGGCTACAACGACTACGCACCGCAGGATGCGACCTATGACACGATCCTCGACCCGCAGCAGGCGATCCTGACCGAAGGCTACCTGGCCTACACGGCGGCCGACACGACCCTGCTCGCGGGGCGTTCCTTCGTCAACCTCGACGACCAGCGCTTCGTGGGTACCGTCGGCTGGCGCCAGATGGAGCGTGCCTACGACACGGTGACGGTTGTCAACAAATCCGTCGAAGGGCTGACGCTGCTGGGCGCATGGGTCTACGGCTACCAGGGGGTCAACAGTAACCCGACGACCGATACGGGTTCGGCGCTGCTCAACGTTAACTACAAGGCGGGGGATGCGCTCACCGTCAGTCTGTTTGACTATATGCTGGCCGACATTCACGATACCTACGGCGTGCGCGTCAGCGGCGTCGTGCCGGTCGAGGGGATCAAGTTCGATTACGCGGCCTCCTACGCGATGCAGACGGACGCGACGCTCGATTATGCCCTCGACACCGCGCCGAAGATCGACGCTTCCTATTACGATGTTGCCCTGGGGGCGAATATCTCCGGCCTCATCGCCGGGGCGGAGTATGAAGTCCTCGGCGATGCTTCCGGCAGCAGCACCAAGGGCTTCACGACCCCGCTGGCGACCCTGCACAAGTTCCAGGGGTGGGCGGACGTCTTCCTCGGGCGCACGGCCGGTAGCAACAACGACGGTTTGGCAGACCTGAGCGTCAAACTCGGTTATGCCGCGCCGGGCTTCGGGAAACTCCTGGGGCTTTACCACAAGTTCGATGCGCTCTCCGGCGTAAACAAGGACCTTGGAAGCGAGTTCGACGTGTTGTACGCAAACAGTGTCCCGGGTGTCAAGGACCTCGCCTTCCTGGCGAAGGCGGCCTTCTATTCCAAAGGCGACACGGGCAATGACGTCACCAAAGCGTGGCTCCAGCTCGATTACAAGTTCGCGACGAAATAAACCGACAGGCGCGGTGCCGCCTCCGGCCGCCGCGTCCTAAAGACGACAAAGGAGTTTGACCATGAGTCTGTCCCAGGAAACGATCGAGATCATCAAGGCGACGGCGAAGCCCGTCGCGGAAAACGCGGAAGCGATTACGGAAAGGATGTATGAGATCCTTTTCGAGCACTACCCGGAAACGCAGCTGCTCTTCAAAGACGCGTCGCCGGACCAGCACAAGAAACTGGCCGCAGCCGTCGGGGCCTATGCCGCCAATATCGAAAAGCCGGAGCTCCTCGGAGCGGCTCTCGAGAAGATGGCGCAGTCGCATGTGCGTGCCGGCGTACAGCCTGAACACTACCCCGTCGTCGGGGTATCGCTGCTCACCGCCGTGAAAGAAGTGCTCGGTGAGGCGGCGACGGATGAAGTGCTGAGCGCCTGGAAAGAGGCCTATTTCTTCCTCGGCGATCTTCTGATTGCCCGTGAAACAGCGCTTTACGCCACGGCGTAAAGGCTTACTTCCTTCTTAGGCGGACGAACTTCTCCGCCTCCATCACGACCACCAACCCAAACGAAAACAGCAGCAGTTCCGTCCAGACCTGCAGCGACACCGGTTCCAGCGAGAGCAGTTGCTGCGTCCAGGGAAGCTGCATGGCGGCGATATGCACGGCCTGCGCGGCAATGATCGAGAGCGGCAGCAGCAGGTTCTTGAAATGGCTGACCTTGAAGAGGTAGCGCGTTTCGCTCCGGCTGTTGAACGCGTGCAGGTTCTCAAAGAGGACCATCAGCAGCAGGGTGTCGTTGCGCGCGGACTCCACCGGGACACCCTGTGCGAGCAGCGTATAGAAAACCCCGAAACCGATCAGCCCCATATAGGCGGCGCCGAGGACGATGCGCTGGATCATCAGGGCGTTGAAAATGGGCTCTTTGGGCGGGCGCGGACCGCGCTTGAGCACGTGCGGTTCGGCCGGTTCCAGCCCCAGGGCGACATCCTGGATGCCGTTGGTGACGAGGTTGAGCCAGAGCAGGTGGATGGGCAGTAGCGGCACGGGGGTGGCGAAGGCGAGGGAGAGCAGCACGAGGATGATCTCGGCGAGCCCGGTGGAAATGAGCAGGTGGACGACCTTTCGGATATTGTCATAGGCGCGGCGCCCTTCCTCGACGCCGCCCACGATGGAGGTAAAGGCATCGTCGGTGAGAATCAGGTCGGCGCTCTCCTTGGCCACGTCCGTGCCGCTTTTTCCCATCGCGATGCCGATATGGGCGCTTTTGAGCGCCGGGGCGTCGTTGACACCGTCACCGGTGACGGCGACATAGTGACCCAGCCCCTGGAAGGCGCGGACGATCTGCAGCTTCTGTTCCGGCGAGACGCGGGCGAAGACGCGGATGTCGGCCAGGGAGGCCGGATCGCCCCCGTTCTCATACCAGTGGCTGAGCGCCTCCCCGTCCATGACCTGTTGCATCCCCGCTGCCATGTTGAGCCGCTTGGCGATATGCAGCGCCGTTTCAGGGTGGTCGCCCGTGACCATGACGACCGTGATACCGGCTTCGTGGCAGTGGGCGAGGGCGGTCTCCACGCCGTCGCGCAGGGGGTCGGTGATGGCGGCAAGGCCTGCCCAGATGAAGTGCTTTGATGCCATGGCTTCTTGGAGGTGCGGCGTCGCGGTGTCGGCATAGGCGACCCCGATGAGGCGGTACCCCTCCCGGGCCAGGCTGTTGACCTCAGCGAGGAGTATGTCGCGTTCGGAAGGGTCGATGCTGCAGGCCGCGAGGATGACTTCGGGCGAGCCTTTAACGGCGGCAAAGTAGCCCGTCTCCGTCTCGATCACCGCACCGGAATACTTCTGGGCGGGCTCATAGGGGATGAGATCGGTTTTCGGACGTTCCATCCGCTCCAGTATGGCCGCGTTTTGCCGCTGTGCGTAGAGGGCCAGGGCGACGTCGACCTGGTCGCCGCCGAAGGTTCCCTGGCGGTTGCGGTAGGCTTCGTTGGCGATGACGACTGCTTCGAGTGCCTTTACCGGGTCTGCCGCCCCCTCAAAAGATTCGACGCTGAGCCGGTTCTGGGTCAGCGTCCCCGTCTTGTCGGTGGCAATGAGGGTGCAGGAACCCAGTGCTTCGATGGCCGGGAGTTTGCGGACGATGACGCTGCGCCGGGACATGGCGACCGCCGCCGAGGCGAGGGCGACGGTGATGGCGACGGGAAGCCCTTCGGGAACGGCGGAGACGAAGAGGGCGACCGTGAGGAAAAAGACCTCGAGCAGCGGGGTCCCTCGGAAGAGCGACAGTGCGATGATCAGCAGGGAGATGACGCCGACGGCGGCCGCGATCTTGAGGGAAAAGGCTTCCAGGCGCGCGATGAGGGGGACTTTGACGGCGGATTTCCCGATGAGGAGTTCGGCGATCCGCCCGATCTGCGTATGCAGCCCGACGGCGCTGACAATGCCCCTGGCGCGCCCGCTGGTAATATAGGTCCCGGCGAAGAGCATGTTGCTGCGGTCGCCCAGGGGGAGATCGGGATCATCGAAAATGGCCGTGGCATCCTTGCCGACTTCCAGGGACTCGCCGGTCAGCAGCGACTCGTCGGCGGAGAGGTGATAGGTGTGGATCAGTCTGAGGTCGGCCGGGACCTTGTCCCCGCTCTCGATCACCACGATATCGCCCAGCGCCAGCCCCGCGGCATCGATGAGCTCCTCTTTGCCGTCTCGGAGCACCTTGGCGAGGGTCGTGACGCTGTGCCGCAGGGCATGGGCCTGCCGGTCGGCGCTGTGTTCGAGCACCGTCCCGATGGCGGCGTTGATGATCAGTACGGCGAGGATGAACCAGGCATCAAGATGTTCTCCGATACCGAAACTGATCAAAGCGGCGATAAGCAGGATCAGGATAATGGGATTTTTAAACTGGGAAAAGATTATGCGCAGCAGGGGCGTCGGAGGGGCGACCGGCAGGGTATTGGGGCCGTCGCGCTTCAGGCGTATAGCGGCCTCTGCCGTACTCAGGCCGCTGCTGGTGCAGTCAAAATGCCTGAAGGTCGTGTCGATCCCGAGGGTATGGTGCGCGTCGAATTCCATACACCTATTGTATCAGGAGATCAGGCGAATCGGTACGGCGGCGTTCAGCCCTTGTCGCGGTTGAAAAAGGCAAGGCCGAGGGCGACGACGATCAAGACGCCGAAGGTGACACCCCAGATAAGCAGGTTGATGTCCCCGTCGAGAGGTGGATTGGTCGGATTCATGGTTGCTCGCTTTCATCCCGGGTCAGGTAGACCCAGTAGTCCCGGTAACTGTAGCCCCGGTTCAGGAAATAGAGTTGCAAAACGGCGACGCGGTAGAGCGTCAGCACCATCTTGGCAAAGGGGACGGCGAGGCTGAGCCCCGCGAGCCATCCCTGCGGTTTTTTCCCGCGGGTTTCCAGCATGGTTTCCACACCGATATTCTGCATAAGGTGCCAGCTGAAAAGGAAAGAAAAAATGAAGTTCGCCACCACCCCGAGGAGGGCGACGGCAATGAGGTCCTGTTCGAAAAGACCGAAGAGCACTGTTTAGGCGTTCTCGATGGCGTCTTGGAGGATTTTGGTCGCAGCAGCCTTGTTCTGGTAGTCTTTGACCTTGACCCATTTGCCCGGCTCGAGCGCTTTGTAGGTTTCGAAGAAGTTCTTGATCTTCGCCAGAGTGTGTTTCGGCAGGTCGTCGATGTCCTGGATCTCTTCGAAAGTCGGGTCGATCTTGGAGACCGGCACGGCCAGCAGTTTCTCATCGATACCGCTTTCGTCTTCCATGATCAGTACACCGATCAGGCGGCAGTTCACGACGGAACCGGCCTGCATCGGGTACTCGGTCAGAACGAGAACGTCTGCCGGGTCGCCGTCCTGGGAAAGGGTCTTGTTGACGAAACCGTAGTTGGCCGGATAGTACATTGCAGAGTGCATGACGCGGTCGACGACGACGGCACCGCTCTCTTTTTCAATTTCATACTTGATGTTGGACCCGTAAGGGATCTCGATCACCGCTTTGACTTTGTCCGGGTTTTCTCCGTAACCGATTTTGCTCAAATCCATAGCGTTCTCCAAAAATATTTGGCGTGATTGTAGCAAAGCAGACCTCTAAAATCCCTGTAGGGCTCCAAACCGGATGGCGGCGTATGGTAACAGTCCAGGCTTAGGGGGATCGGATTTTGCGGTTATATCATACGGTTTTTATCTTCTTTTCTATACTATAAGCCGAGTAATTTTGATGAAAGCGCAGGCTTTCAAAACTGTAACAAGGGTAGATCATGGAAGTGAACCTCGTAGCCGAGGGGCTCAAATTCATGATGCTCGGTATGGGCATCGTCTTTTTGTTCCTCACGCTGATGATTTTTTCGATGAATGTGATGTCGAAGATCATTCACCGCTATTTCCCGGAACCGCAGGCGGCAGAGTCGGGAAAGTCCGCTCCGGCAGCGGCGGATAAACTGAAGAAGGTGGCGGCGATTGCCGCGGCCATTCACCACCACAACACTAAGTAAGGATTGGCATGGCGAAAAAATTCATTGACGTGATGGATACGACGTTCCGCGACGGCTTTCAGTCGGTTTTCGGCGGACGGGTACTGCTGGGCGACTTCCTGCCGGCGGTCGAAGCGGCAAAAGAGGCGGGGATCACCCACTTCGAGTTCGGCGGGGGCGCACGCTTCCAGGTGCCTTATTTCTACCTCAACGAGAACGCTTTTGACAATATGGACAAGTTCCGCGAGATCGTCGGTCCCGACGCGAACCTGCAGACGCTGGCGCGCGGCGTCAACACGGTCATGCTCGACACGGGCAGCCGCGAGCTGGTCGACCTGCACGCAAAGATGTTCAAAAAGCACGGGACGACGACGATCCGCAACTTTGATGCTCTCAACGACGTCAACAACCTCATTGACAGTGGCCGCAGCATCGTCAACCACGGCCTGAAGCACGAAGTCGTCGTGACGATGATGGACCTCCCCCCGGGATGCGAAGGGGCGCACACCGTGGATTTCTACGAGAAGATTCTCCGCGACATCCTCGATGCGGAGATCCCGTACGACTCCGTCTGTTTCAAAGACGCGACCGGTACTGCCAACCCCCAGAAAGTCTACGAGACGATCAAGATGGCACGCAGACTGCTGCCGGAAGGGACGCATATCCGCCTGCACACGCAGGAGACTGCCGGTATCAGCGTCGCGCAGAACCTCGCAGCCCTCGAAGCGGGCGCGGACGGTATCGATGCCGCCGCGCACCCGGTCTCCGGCGGTACGAGCCAGCCGGACCTGCTGGTGATGATGCACGCCATCAAAGGCAAGGATTATGACTTCGGCTTCGATTTCGAGAAGATCCTCAAATACGAAGCGACGCTCAAAGAGTGTCTGGCGGACTACTTCATCCCGCCGGAAGCGACCATGGTCGAACCGCTGATCCAGTTCTCCCCGATGCCGGGCGGCGCCCTGACGGCGAACACGCAGATGCTGCGCGACAACAACATGATGGACAAGTTCCACGATGCGATCCTCGCGATGCGCGAAGCCGTGGAAAAAGGCGGTTACGGTACTTCCGTGACGCCGGTATCACAGTTCTATTTCCAGCAGGCGCTCAACAATACCCTGATGGGGCCGTGGAAGAAGATCGCACCGGGTTACGGCCGTATGGTCCTGGGCTACTTCGGCAAAACGCCGGTGGCACCGGATGCCGAGGTCGTCAAGATCGCCGCGGAGCAGCTCGGACTGGAGCCGACCACGGAAAAGGCGATCGATCTCGCCGACAAAGACGAAAAGAAATCCGTCGCCTTCTGGACCAAGCGTCTTGAAGAAGAGGGGATCGAAACCACTGAAGAGAACATCTTCATCGCAGCAGCCTGTGATGAAAAAGGGATCACCTTCCTTAAAGGTGAAGCGGAAGTCAACGTCCGCAAACTTTCCGAAATGCAAAACGAAAAAGAGGAGTGCACAGGTATGGGTTCAGGAAACTACACAGTCGTCGTCGACGGTCAGAAATTCAGCGTTCAGGTCGCCGAGGGCGATGCAAATATCCAGGTGACAGCGGTTCAGGGCGAAGCGGCGGCACCTGCAGCGGCACCGGCCGGTGAAGGCGAAGAGATCAAGGCACTCCTGCCGGGCAACGTCTGGAAAGTCGTTGCCAACCCGGGCCAGAGCGTCGCGGAAGGCGAAAAGATCATGATCCTCGAATCCATGAAAATGGAGATCGATGTCCTTGCACCGCGCGGCGGCGTCATCAAGTCCATCAACGTCAACGTCAACGATAAGGTCGTCGAAGGCCAGGTTGTCGCGGTAATCGGATAAGCGGATGAGAACACTGTTTATCAAACTGCTGCTGGCATTGTCGCTGTTCGGCGCCGTGTCGGCGTCGGCATCCGATGCCCATGGCGCGCATGAGGCGCCGGCCGTGGAGCAGAAAGCATACGAGTCGCAGAGCATCGGCCACCTTCTGGCCAATTTTGCCAAGTCAACCGGTGTCTATGCGATCCTCTTTCCCAATCCGGACGAGATGAGCGCCCTGGGTAAACCGATGAGCGATTTCCACAAAGGGTGGGGGCGCGTCATCATGATCCTGGTGGCCTTTGTCCTCTTCTACCTGGCGATCGCCAAAGGCTTTGAGCCGCTGCTCCTGCTGCCGATCGGCTTCGGGGGCCTGCTCTCGAACATCCCCGTCGCCGACATCGCCGGGCCGCACGGCTTCCTGGGCGTTATCTACCAGGCGGGTCTCGCGAACGAACTCTTCCCGATTATCATCTTTATGGGTGTCGGGGCGATGACCGATTTCGGCCCGCTGCTCTCCAACCCGAAAACGGCGCTGCTCGGCGGTGCCGCGCAGTTCGGGATCTTCGGGACCCTCGTCGGGGCGGTCGCGCTGTCGCAGTACACGGACCTCTTTGACTTTACACTCCAGCAGGCATCCGCCATCTCCATCATCGGCGGTGCGGACGGCCCGACGTCGATCTACATCGCGACGAAACTGGCGCCGGAGCTGCTGGGGGCGATCGCGGTCGCGTCCTACTCCTATATGGCGCTAGTACCGATCATCCAGCCTCCGATCATGAAAGCGCTTACCAACGCCAAAGAGCGCAAGATCAAGATGACGACGCTGCGCCACGTCAGCCGCATGGAGAAACTGATCTTCCCGATCATGGTCCTTGTCCTGGCGATCCTGGTTCTTCCGGATTCCACGCCGCTGATCGGTGCGTTCGCTTTCGGTAACTTCCTCAAAGAGTCCGGCGTTGTCGAGCGTCTCTCTGACACGCTGCAGAACGCCCTGATCAACATCGTCACGATCTTCCTCGGCCTCGGCGTCGGCTCCAAGCTCGCCGCGGACCAGTTCCTCGTCGCCGATACCCTGGCGATCCTGGCCCTGGGCCTGGTCGCTTTCTCCGTCGGTACGGCCGCGGGGGTCATCATGGCGAAAATCATGAACCTCTTCCCGGGGACGAAGATCAACCCGCTTATCGGTTCGGCAGGGGTTTCCGCCGTCCCGATGGCGGCGCGCGTCTCCAACAAAGTCGGTATGGAATACGACCGCAACAACATGCTGCTCATGCATGCGATGGGCCCGAATGTCGCGGGTGTCATCGGTTCCGCCGTCGCCGCGGGTGTCATGATCAGTATCTTCGCGTAAGCGCAGAAACACCTTCGCTTTCCGGGGCTTCCCGGAACAGCTTCTTCTAACCGATCCCCTATTTTTTTACAGTGTCATAATGCAGATCAGCGCCGCATCAGGCAGGCATCGCAGCCGTCGCGGTAGAAGGCTTTTAAGGTCTTGAGGGTTTCGAAACCGAAACGTCTGTAGAGAGCGATCGCCGCGTGGTTGTCGCATCTGACTTCCAGAAGCATGTGGGCAAAGCCGCGCCGTGACAGTCCGGTGAACATCTGTTCCAGCAGCAGTGAGGCGATGCCCCTGCCGCGGTACTCCGGGGCAATGCCGAGAGAGTAGAGCTTCGGTTCGCGCCGCCGTACCAGGGCGAGGATATAGCCGGCGATCTCCCCCGTTTCGCTTTGGGCGACGAGCAGCAGGCTGTGGCGGATATGGTAGTAGAATGCCCGGCGGCTGAGCGGATAGTTCGCCTCGCTGAAGAGCCTCTTCTCCAGGCACTCTAGCGCCGCGGCATCGGCAGCAACGGCAGCCCTGACCGTCATTTCTGGTAGATGGTGTATTTGGGCACCAGCTTGAAGGGGCGGTAGGACATCTTCACCTTCTTGAGGTTCTCGAACCCCATGTCGTCGCCGACGTTGATATAGGTGATGCCGTACTTCTCCTTGAGCAGTTTCGAGAATTCGCGGAAGATATACTGCGCGCACCCCATCACTTCGAAGTCGGTCTTTTCGATGATGACGCAGGCGGTGTCGTTGCTGATGCGCTCCCCTGCCGTAAAGCCCTTGATCTCCCCGTCGATATAGATGACGAGCCCCGTCAGCTGGAGCGCTTCGTAGTGCTTGAGCATCCGCTTGACGGCGTGGCGCTCCTGGTGGATCCCTTCGAGGAAGACTTCCGCCTCCTCCCTCGGCATATATTTCACCCGGTCGGAAACCCACTTGTTGAAGAGCGCCATGATGCCGTCGAAGTGCTTCTCGCTGTCGAGCTCCTCGACATAGGCGTCGGGATAGGAGTTGCGGAAACGGTTGATCTCAGTGCGCTTCGTATGGTAGCTGTTGCCGCGCAGCTCGATAAGCTTGTCGACTTCATAGACGTAATCGACGAGCTTCTTCTCGAGGATGTAGTGTTCGAGCATTTCGAACATGCTCTGCGCTTCGTCTTCGCTCTGGATGAACTCTTCGACGGTCGATGCCTGCACGTAGTCGATACGGGCGTAGTAGGGCGAGGAGTTGTTCGCATTCATGATCTCGAAACACTGTACGATCGCCTTGTCGACGTTCTTCTTCTTCCCGATGGGCGGCAGGAGCATCGTCAGCTCCCCTCCCGTCATGACGAAGAGACAGAAACATTTGTTGATGAGGGCATAGAAGCCGCTGCTGTTCCCCAGCCAGATGTAGTTGGCGGCGAAGGTGTAGTCGCTGATGTCGACGTCGACCTTTCCCAGAAATTTTTCCAGGATAGGTTTGGCTTTGAGGCCGAAGGGTTTAAGTTCCTGCTTGTTGATGACGAGGTTCGCCATGGGGTTGGGGTGTCCTTGAGACGGAAATATTTGGGCGGAATTTTACTCCGCTTTTCGCCGTTTGCGTCAAGGAAATTTTCGGAGCCGCAAACCCGCGCAAACAAGGGCACTTCTCTAACATTGACGCAGTATAATTGCTTTGCAAAAAGGATTGAATATGCTAAAAATGATGATCGGATTCATGAAAGATTACTGGAAGTACCGTGACGCGGTCAAAAAACAGCACCGCTGG is from Sulfurimonas sp. HSL-1656 and encodes:
- the ppa gene encoding inorganic diphosphatase, which codes for MDLSKIGYGENPDKVKAVIEIPYGSNIKYEIEKESGAVVVDRVMHSAMYYPANYGFVNKTLSQDGDPADVLVLTEYPMQAGSVVNCRLIGVLIMEDESGIDEKLLAVPVSKIDPTFEEIQDIDDLPKHTLAKIKNFFETYKALEPGKWVKVKDYQNKAAATKILQDAIENA
- a CDS encoding globin domain-containing protein, with the protein product MSLSQETIEIIKATAKPVAENAEAITERMYEILFEHYPETQLLFKDASPDQHKKLAAAVGAYAANIEKPELLGAALEKMAQSHVRAGVQPEHYPVVGVSLLTAVKEVLGEAATDEVLSAWKEAYFFLGDLLIARETALYATA
- a CDS encoding biotin/lipoyl-containing protein, which gives rise to MAKKFIDVMDTTFRDGFQSVFGGRVLLGDFLPAVEAAKEAGITHFEFGGGARFQVPYFYLNENAFDNMDKFREIVGPDANLQTLARGVNTVMLDTGSRELVDLHAKMFKKHGTTTIRNFDALNDVNNLIDSGRSIVNHGLKHEVVVTMMDLPPGCEGAHTVDFYEKILRDILDAEIPYDSVCFKDATGTANPQKVYETIKMARRLLPEGTHIRLHTQETAGISVAQNLAALEAGADGIDAAAHPVSGGTSQPDLLVMMHAIKGKDYDFGFDFEKILKYEATLKECLADYFIPPEATMVEPLIQFSPMPGGALTANTQMLRDNNMMDKFHDAILAMREAVEKGGYGTSVTPVSQFYFQQALNNTLMGPWKKIAPGYGRMVLGYFGKTPVAPDAEVVKIAAEQLGLEPTTEKAIDLADKDEKKSVAFWTKRLEEEGIETTEENIFIAAACDEKGITFLKGEAEVNVRKLSEMQNEKEECTGMGSGNYTVVVDGQKFSVQVAEGDANIQVTAVQGEAAAPAAAPAGEGEEIKALLPGNVWKVVANPGQSVAEGEKIMILESMKMEIDVLAPRGGVIKSINVNVNDKVVEGQVVAVIG
- a CDS encoding bifunctional protein-serine/threonine kinase/phosphatase, coding for MNTAVKLTVGSHTDKGRKPLNQDFHDLRIPDDTLLCTKGAAAALADGISSSEVSQIASQVAVASFLEDYFSTPETWSVGRAAQQVLKATNSWLYAQTRRGPERFDMDKGYVCTFSALVLRGRSVHLFHIGDARIYRLRDGVLEQQTEDHRLRISQNESYLSRAMGMDSQLIIDHAVLSAEAGDIFFLMTDGVYEHILDKDILQTLQACGDDYDAAAEALVNRALENGSGDNLTLMLLRIDALPEQAIDERYKEVIEKPFAPLLEPRADFDGYRIVRTLSRTSRSHVYLAVDTQTDTPAVLKTLATELQHDRTQVERFLTEEWIARRVSNAHLLKAYPQQRPRAYLYTVTEYVEGQSLAQWMTDNPRPDLETVRRFAEQIARGLLALHRREMVHQDLRPENILIDATGTLKIIDFGSVKIEGIQETVPEREEVQMPGTAHYSAPEYFLGEAGTPRSDLYSLAAILYRMLSGSSPYGLNVARTKRRSEQKKLKYVPLATEGSGVPVWFDEALRKALDPVPERRYEDVAEFVYDLRHPNRAFLKKGRPPLIERDPARFWQGVSLLLGFALVMVAAQCLGG
- a CDS encoding sodium ion-translocating decarboxylase subunit beta; this encodes MRTLFIKLLLALSLFGAVSASASDAHGAHEAPAVEQKAYESQSIGHLLANFAKSTGVYAILFPNPDEMSALGKPMSDFHKGWGRVIMILVAFVLFYLAIAKGFEPLLLLPIGFGGLLSNIPVADIAGPHGFLGVIYQAGLANELFPIIIFMGVGAMTDFGPLLSNPKTALLGGAAQFGIFGTLVGAVALSQYTDLFDFTLQQASAISIIGGADGPTSIYIATKLAPELLGAIAVASYSYMALVPIIQPPIMKALTNAKERKIKMTTLRHVSRMEKLIFPIMVLVLAILVLPDSTPLIGAFAFGNFLKESGVVERLSDTLQNALINIVTIFLGLGVGSKLAADQFLVADTLAILALGLVAFSVGTAAGVIMAKIMNLFPGTKINPLIGSAGVSAVPMAARVSNKVGMEYDRNNMLLMHAMGPNVAGVIGSAVAAGVMISIFA
- a CDS encoding HAD-IC family P-type ATPase, whose product is MEFDAHHTLGIDTTFRHFDCTSSGLSTAEAAIRLKRDGPNTLPVAPPTPLLRIIFSQFKNPIILILLIAALISFGIGEHLDAWFILAVLIINAAIGTVLEHSADRQAHALRHSVTTLAKVLRDGKEELIDAAGLALGDIVVIESGDKVPADLRLIHTYHLSADESLLTGESLEVGKDATAIFDDPDLPLGDRSNMLFAGTYITSGRARGIVSAVGLHTQIGRIAELLIGKSAVKVPLIARLEAFSLKIAAAVGVISLLIIALSLFRGTPLLEVFFLTVALFVSAVPEGLPVAITVALASAAVAMSRRSVIVRKLPAIEALGSCTLIATDKTGTLTQNRLSVESFEGAADPVKALEAVVIANEAYRNRQGTFGGDQVDVALALYAQRQNAAILERMERPKTDLIPYEPAQKYSGAVIETETGYFAAVKGSPEVILAACSIDPSERDILLAEVNSLAREGYRLIGVAYADTATPHLQEAMASKHFIWAGLAAITDPLRDGVETALAHCHEAGITVVMVTGDHPETALHIAKRLNMAAGMQQVMDGEALSHWYENGGDPASLADIRVFARVSPEQKLQIVRAFQGLGHYVAVTGDGVNDAPALKSAHIGIAMGKSGTDVAKESADLILTDDAFTSIVGGVEEGRRAYDNIRKVVHLLISTGLAEIILVLLSLAFATPVPLLPIHLLWLNLVTNGIQDVALGLEPAEPHVLKRGPRPPKEPIFNALMIQRIVLGAAYMGLIGFGVFYTLLAQGVPVESARNDTLLLMVLFENLHAFNSRSETRYLFKVSHFKNLLLPLSIIAAQAVHIAAMQLPWTQQLLSLEPVSLQVWTELLLFSFGLVVVMEAEKFVRLRRK
- a CDS encoding OadG family transporter subunit, translating into MEVNLVAEGLKFMMLGMGIVFLFLTLMIFSMNVMSKIIHRYFPEPQAAESGKSAPAAADKLKKVAAIAAAIHHHNTK